Proteins encoded within one genomic window of Bacteroides sedimenti:
- a CDS encoding LexA family protein: MKEEKAFNKIEIYWISKSQAVEIPFVGEIKAGFPSAAEDFVESAIDLNKYVVKHPSATYFARVNGTSMEPDLSEGDLLIIDRSLEPANGRIAVCFVDGEFTVKRIRIEKEKCLLIPSNAGYPILEVTKDNDFLIWGIVSYVIKKV, from the coding sequence ATGAAAGAAGAGAAAGCTTTTAATAAGATAGAAATATATTGGATCTCCAAAAGTCAAGCCGTTGAAATTCCATTTGTAGGCGAGATTAAGGCGGGCTTTCCTTCTGCTGCCGAGGATTTTGTGGAATCGGCTATTGACCTCAATAAGTATGTGGTGAAGCATCCTTCGGCCACCTATTTTGCCCGTGTAAACGGAACCTCCATGGAACCAGATCTCAGCGAGGGCGATTTGCTGATTATAGACCGGAGCCTGGAACCGGCTAATGGCAGAATAGCCGTGTGCTTTGTAGATGGAGAGTTTACCGTGAAACGCATCCGGATTGAGAAGGAGAAATGTTTGCTCATCCCTTCGAATGCAGGGTATCCAATCTTGGAGGTAACCAAGGATAATGACTTCCTGATATGGGGAATTGTTTCTTACGTAATTAAGAAGGTGTAA
- a CDS encoding phosphohydrolase translates to MSNIEESKNISNHIIQAAVLIAEELHRGQTDKAGVDYFESHLTTVGEAGANWKEKVVGYLHDAAEDTEYSVEQVMQMLKGRAGNLLAENEAKEIKLALELLNSQTASSREEYITRLMQSKLACQVKLNDLTHNMDLSRIAHPTEKDYARIKKYEKEFELLKDYLK, encoded by the coding sequence ATGTCAAACATAGAAGAATCAAAAAACATAAGCAATCACATAATACAAGCAGCTGTATTAATTGCCGAAGAACTTCATCGCGGACAAACAGATAAAGCAGGAGTAGATTACTTTGAGAGTCATCTCACAACTGTTGGTGAAGCCGGTGCCAACTGGAAGGAAAAAGTGGTGGGATACCTTCATGATGCTGCGGAAGATACTGAATACAGCGTGGAACAAGTAATGCAAATGCTGAAAGGGAGAGCCGGCAATTTACTGGCGGAAAACGAAGCAAAAGAAATAAAGCTGGCACTTGAACTACTGAACAGTCAAACAGCCTCATCCCGGGAAGAGTACATAACCCGCCTAATGCAGAGCAAACTGGCCTGCCAAGTAAAGTTGAACGACCTGACTCATAACATGGACCTATCTCGCATTGCCCACCCTACTGAAAAAGATTATGCACGGATTAAGAAATACGAGAAAGAATTTGAGCTATTGAAAGATTATTTAAAATAA
- a CDS encoding alpha-L-fucosidase produces MNKNLRIITLSLLAIFTIGTSNAQSFQESKEQKEKRMQWFQDAKLGVFIHWGIYAVRGIPESWSFYNGYLSYDEYMSQLNGFTAKNYDPVAWAKLIKESGAQYTVITSKHHDGVALWDTQASDLSLVKKSPAARDLLTPFTKAVRNEGMKLGIYYSLLDWSCKDYPHETRTSMRYQVKDDPARWERFLEFDKKQLTELNKQYKPDLYWFDGDWDFNSATWKAKDMASMLRSYNPNVILNSRIQGYGDYETPEQGVPIRRPASPWWELCMTMNDSWGYAPTDTNYKSANMLLRTFVDCLSNGGNLLLDIGPKEDGTIPQEQVDILKEFGRWTKKHADAIYGTRAGIPEGHVMGYTALNKNQDILYIYLPYKPIGPISVKGLKNKVNRAWIVGNGALLETKVVGKAYWSSVPGILYFDVPEQVQDPQITVVALLLDGKIDLYREAGQVITSN; encoded by the coding sequence ATGAACAAAAACCTAAGAATTATCACATTATCCTTACTGGCCATTTTCACAATTGGTACCAGTAATGCTCAGTCCTTTCAGGAGTCGAAAGAACAGAAGGAGAAGAGAATGCAATGGTTCCAGGATGCCAAGCTTGGTGTTTTTATCCATTGGGGCATTTATGCTGTAAGAGGAATTCCTGAGAGCTGGTCTTTCTATAACGGCTATCTTTCTTATGATGAGTACATGTCTCAGCTGAACGGATTTACTGCTAAGAACTATGATCCGGTGGCATGGGCAAAGCTGATTAAAGAGTCCGGTGCCCAATATACAGTTATTACCTCCAAGCATCACGATGGGGTGGCACTGTGGGATACACAAGCCAGCGACCTGAGTCTGGTGAAGAAGAGCCCTGCAGCCCGCGATTTACTGACTCCTTTTACAAAGGCTGTCCGTAACGAAGGTATGAAGCTAGGAATCTACTATTCGCTCCTCGACTGGTCGTGCAAGGATTATCCGCATGAAACCCGCACTTCTATGCGCTATCAGGTAAAGGACGATCCGGCTCGTTGGGAACGCTTCCTTGAATTCGACAAAAAACAGCTGACAGAACTGAACAAACAATACAAACCCGATTTATATTGGTTTGACGGTGACTGGGATTTCAACTCCGCTACCTGGAAAGCAAAAGATATGGCTTCGATGCTTCGTTCCTACAATCCCAATGTTATTCTCAACTCACGCATTCAGGGATATGGCGACTATGAAACCCCGGAACAGGGTGTGCCTATCCGTCGTCCGGCATCTCCTTGGTGGGAATTGTGTATGACGATGAACGACAGCTGGGGATATGCTCCCACAGATACCAATTACAAATCGGCCAACATGTTGCTCCGCACTTTTGTAGACTGTCTCTCCAACGGAGGAAATTTGCTGCTAGACATTGGTCCGAAAGAAGATGGAACCATTCCTCAGGAGCAGGTTGATATCCTGAAGGAGTTTGGTCGTTGGACCAAGAAACATGCCGATGCCATCTACGGAACAAGAGCGGGTATTCCCGAAGGTCATGTTATGGGTTATACTGCGCTGAACAAGAACCAGGACATCCTCTATATCTATCTACCTTACAAACCTATCGGCCCTATTTCCGTGAAGGGGCTTAAGAATAAAGTGAACCGTGCCTGGATTGTGGGCAACGGTGCTTTGCTGGAGACCAAGGTTGTGGGTAAGGCATATTGGAGCAGTGTTCCCGGCATTCTATATTTCGATGTTCCCGAGCAGGTACAAGATCCACAAATCACTGTTGTGGCGCTTCTGCTTGATGGAAAGATAGACCTTTACCGCGAAGCCGGACAGGTGATCACCAGCAATTAG